One genomic region from Nitrospira sp. encodes:
- a CDS encoding efflux RND transporter permease subunit, translating into MSLSETCLHRPVFAVVMTLLLMLFGLLSFFRLPVREYPDIKPPIVSVQTVYPGAGASVIESDVTTPLEDSLSGIQGLRTITSSSREEVSLITLEFELGRDLDGATNDVRDRVSQIRPLLPLGILEPYVEKAAAENTEILWIAVSSDRHSELELTDVADRFIRARLAMIPGVSETYLDGERRYAMRIWLDPDRLAARRLTVEDVEDAIRNQNASIPTGRIESNHMEFGVSLKGTLETSKQFESLIVAYRDGYPVRLEDIARVELGAEDIRKLGRFDGKPSLGISVSRQSRANTLAVARTVKEQLPAIAAGLPGGMQMTLAWDSSTPIEQSLHEVYVALGLSLALVVLVIFCFLGSVRATLVPAVAIPASIIGAFTVMAVTGCSLNVLTLLGLVLAMGLVVDDAIIVLENIHRRIVAGVPPIRAAIEGTNEIAFAVIATTISLVAVFVPIAFLTGIVGQLFAELAIAVTSAVLLSGFVALTLTPIMCGWLLRQEISFTRFRSAARTAEGVARRYRHGLVWALHARTAVVVVAIGASLVGLSILTRLPSELAPLEDAGWFSGFLTAPQGATLRYTDTYAKELESLFKTVPEITHIYTVVARGERPTRVNRAESWVTLKDWNDRARSQQEIVAGLNQQLGKLTGVKAYLLNPPSIGDWSDKTPVQFVLGGLDYQGLQQAAERLMARLADHPGFVTPEIDLALNTPHLVVETHRDKVADLGLSVTTIGRTLETLLSGRPVGTFVQNGRQYKVIVKVDDRHREKPSDISRLYVRGNKGEFVQLNNVVTVKEVPAPEALNHFDRMRAITVSAGLTDGFTLGQALTYLDETAKDLIEPGMRTAYAGETKTFAESNRNLYLTFGLALAVIFLVLAAQFESFRHPWTILLTVPPALSGSLLSLAVINGTLTIYSQIGLVILIGLVTKNAILIVEFANQLRERGFDVSQAVTEAATLRLRPILMTTCATILGALPLALATGAGAAGRRQIGVVLIGGLLVSTLVTLVLVPAGYAILSKRMRISDDHGAKQPYGLHGTQLMMDSRSADHN; encoded by the coding sequence GTGAGTTTGTCCGAGACCTGTCTCCATCGGCCGGTGTTCGCCGTCGTCATGACGCTCCTGCTGATGTTATTCGGCCTCCTGAGTTTTTTCCGGTTGCCGGTTCGTGAGTACCCCGACATCAAGCCACCGATTGTCTCGGTCCAAACGGTGTATCCGGGGGCCGGCGCATCCGTCATCGAGTCGGATGTGACGACACCGCTCGAGGACTCGCTCAGCGGCATTCAGGGGCTCAGGACGATCACGTCGTCCAGCCGCGAAGAAGTGTCATTGATCACGCTCGAATTTGAATTGGGGCGTGACCTGGATGGAGCGACCAACGATGTCCGCGATCGGGTTTCTCAGATTCGTCCATTGCTGCCGCTGGGCATTCTTGAGCCCTATGTCGAGAAGGCCGCGGCGGAGAACACCGAAATTCTATGGATTGCCGTATCCAGCGACCGTCATTCCGAATTGGAACTCACCGACGTCGCCGATCGATTTATCAGGGCACGGCTGGCCATGATCCCCGGAGTATCCGAAACCTACCTCGACGGCGAACGTCGCTATGCCATGCGGATTTGGTTGGATCCAGACCGACTCGCTGCTCGCCGCCTGACCGTTGAGGACGTGGAAGACGCTATCCGAAATCAGAACGCCTCGATCCCGACCGGTCGGATCGAGAGCAATCACATGGAATTCGGCGTCTCGCTGAAGGGCACCTTAGAGACGTCGAAGCAATTCGAATCGCTCATCGTGGCCTACCGCGACGGCTATCCGGTGCGCCTGGAGGATATTGCTCGCGTCGAACTCGGCGCGGAGGATATCCGAAAGCTTGGACGTTTCGACGGCAAGCCGTCCTTGGGCATTTCCGTGTCCCGGCAGTCCAGAGCCAATACGCTGGCAGTGGCACGCACGGTGAAGGAGCAACTTCCTGCTATTGCGGCGGGACTGCCCGGCGGCATGCAGATGACGCTCGCGTGGGACAGTTCGACGCCGATCGAACAGTCGCTGCACGAAGTGTATGTAGCCTTGGGGCTTTCGTTGGCCCTCGTCGTGCTGGTGATCTTCTGTTTCTTGGGGAGCGTACGCGCGACGCTCGTGCCCGCTGTCGCCATCCCGGCATCGATCATCGGGGCCTTCACGGTCATGGCGGTGACCGGGTGCTCGCTGAACGTGCTGACCTTGCTCGGGCTCGTACTCGCCATGGGGCTTGTGGTGGATGACGCGATCATCGTGCTGGAGAACATTCATCGCCGGATCGTCGCCGGTGTGCCGCCCATACGGGCGGCGATCGAGGGCACGAACGAAATCGCCTTTGCCGTCATCGCAACGACCATCTCGCTGGTGGCGGTCTTCGTCCCGATCGCCTTTCTAACCGGAATCGTGGGTCAACTGTTCGCCGAATTGGCCATCGCCGTCACGTCCGCCGTGCTGCTGTCGGGCTTCGTTGCGCTGACATTGACACCGATCATGTGCGGCTGGTTGCTACGCCAAGAAATTAGCTTCACCCGGTTTCGATCAGCCGCCCGAACCGCAGAAGGCGTGGCCCGACGCTATCGCCATGGGCTCGTATGGGCGCTTCATGCTAGGACGGCGGTTGTCGTCGTGGCGATCGGAGCTAGCCTGGTCGGCCTCTCCATCCTGACGCGGCTCCCGTCCGAATTGGCTCCCCTCGAAGACGCTGGGTGGTTCTCCGGCTTCCTCACCGCGCCTCAGGGCGCCACCCTTCGCTATACCGATACCTACGCCAAAGAATTGGAATCGTTGTTCAAGACGGTCCCTGAGATTACACACATTTATACAGTGGTGGCGCGAGGAGAGCGTCCGACGAGGGTTAACCGCGCCGAGAGTTGGGTCACGTTGAAGGATTGGAACGATCGCGCCAGGAGTCAGCAGGAAATTGTGGCAGGCTTGAATCAACAACTCGGCAAGTTGACCGGTGTGAAGGCCTATTTGTTGAATCCTCCCTCTATTGGAGACTGGTCAGATAAGACGCCCGTACAGTTTGTCCTCGGAGGATTGGACTATCAGGGGTTGCAGCAGGCCGCTGAAAGGTTGATGGCACGACTGGCCGACCATCCCGGCTTCGTCACGCCGGAAATAGATTTAGCGTTGAATACGCCGCATCTTGTCGTCGAAACACATCGCGACAAGGTTGCGGATCTCGGCCTGTCCGTCACCACCATTGGGCGAACGCTGGAGACGTTGCTCAGCGGAAGGCCGGTCGGCACGTTCGTACAGAACGGGCGTCAGTATAAGGTGATTGTGAAAGTGGACGATCGACATCGAGAAAAACCCTCGGATATCAGTCGGCTCTATGTGCGTGGGAATAAAGGTGAATTCGTGCAACTCAACAATGTCGTGACAGTCAAGGAAGTGCCGGCCCCGGAAGCATTGAACCATTTCGATCGCATGCGCGCCATCACCGTCAGCGCGGGGCTGACGGACGGGTTCACGCTGGGGCAGGCCTTGACCTATTTGGACGAGACCGCAAAAGACCTGATCGAGCCTGGCATGCGGACGGCCTATGCGGGAGAAACCAAGACGTTCGCCGAAAGCAATCGAAACCTCTATCTGACGTTCGGGCTGGCCTTGGCAGTGATCTTCTTGGTGCTTGCAGCCCAGTTCGAGAGTTTCCGGCATCCCTGGACGATCCTACTCACGGTGCCTCCGGCTCTGTCGGGATCATTGTTGTCTTTGGCCGTGATCAATGGAACTCTCACCATCTATAGCCAAATCGGTTTGGTGATTTTGATCGGGCTCGTGACAAAGAACGCCATTCTGATTGTGGAGTTCGCCAATCAGCTTCGCGAACGGGGGTTCGACGTGTCCCAGGCGGTGACTGAAGCGGCGACGTTGCGCCTTCGTCCAATTCTCATGACGACCTGCGCGACGATCCTCGGGGCCCTGCCGCTTGCGCTGGCCACCGGGGCGGGAGCAGCCGGCCGCCGTCAGATCGGTGTCGTGCTCATCGGAGGGCTGCTGGTTTCAACGCTCGTGACGCTCGTATTGGTTCCAGCCGGCTATGCCATTCTGTCGAAACGCATGAGGATTTCCGATGATCATGGAGCGAAGCAGCCATATGGCCTTCATGGCACACAGCTCATGATGGACTCGCGGTCCGCTGATCACAACTGA
- a CDS encoding TolC family protein: MMLIGLWCLSSPAEGWSLDATQPISMERREAISMADAAIRALQNNLDITISRYAKEGRLADIVVEQAKFDPTLSVDGRLARTVDPLNQPLFGGTGPNLNQITIFDQRHYSFAIDATKNLMTGGMLDVRYNPARNNYNQAVSQGFLFNPEWTGGLTFTLTQPLLKNAGIALNKTFIKVAQNNAEVEQHVFRDRVMTVIATVEQTYWELVFTIENLMVAQAALKAAEELLASNRAKAKAGVMSTVDVLQAEAAVASRVEQVLVAEKAIRDQEDQLRRLLNPGEAALRKDMHLTPLDAPVTVLEPISLEAAIDTAIELRPEIVQAKKHVESGELNTQYARNQLLPTLSFQGTMGLTGIGSDFNSSFNRNFSGDFYNYGAGLLFSYPIGNRSAISTYNKRRLEARSAEAALASVRHEIIVGVREAVRRVQTDFKRIETTQSARILAEKQLKTEQERLKVGLSTTRFVLDFQRDLATAQGNELRAIIDYNKSLSNLSRHKATTLDRYHLELS, encoded by the coding sequence ATGATGCTCATCGGTTTGTGGTGCCTCTCGTCACCGGCTGAGGGCTGGAGCTTGGATGCGACACAACCGATCTCCATGGAACGGCGAGAGGCTATCTCGATGGCGGACGCAGCGATTCGCGCGCTGCAGAACAACCTCGACATCACTATCAGCCGCTATGCCAAAGAGGGTCGGTTAGCCGACATCGTCGTCGAACAAGCCAAGTTCGATCCGACCCTGAGCGTGGACGGTCGATTAGCTCGGACCGTGGATCCGCTCAATCAACCCCTGTTCGGCGGAACGGGACCGAATCTTAATCAGATCACGATTTTCGACCAGCGACATTATTCCTTTGCCATCGACGCGACCAAGAACTTGATGACCGGGGGCATGCTCGACGTGAGGTACAACCCCGCAAGGAACAATTACAATCAGGCAGTCTCCCAAGGCTTTCTCTTCAATCCGGAGTGGACCGGCGGGCTGACCTTCACCCTGACCCAGCCGTTGCTCAAGAACGCGGGGATCGCCCTCAATAAAACCTTCATCAAGGTGGCTCAAAACAATGCGGAAGTCGAACAGCATGTCTTTCGAGACCGGGTCATGACCGTCATCGCCACGGTCGAACAAACCTACTGGGAACTGGTATTTACGATTGAGAACTTGATGGTGGCACAAGCCGCCTTGAAGGCAGCCGAAGAACTCTTGGCGAGCAACCGTGCCAAGGCCAAAGCCGGCGTGATGTCCACCGTCGATGTGCTCCAAGCCGAGGCTGCCGTTGCATCCAGGGTCGAGCAGGTCTTGGTGGCCGAGAAAGCCATTCGCGACCAGGAAGATCAACTGCGACGTCTGTTGAATCCTGGTGAAGCGGCCCTGAGGAAGGATATGCATCTCACACCCCTCGATGCTCCCGTCACGGTTCTTGAACCCATCAGCCTGGAGGCAGCGATCGATACCGCGATTGAGTTGCGTCCTGAAATCGTCCAGGCGAAAAAGCATGTCGAGTCCGGCGAACTGAATACACAATATGCCCGCAACCAATTACTTCCCACCCTATCGTTTCAAGGGACCATGGGGCTCACCGGGATAGGAAGCGATTTTAACAGTTCTTTCAACAGAAACTTCAGCGGCGATTTCTACAATTATGGGGCGGGCCTGCTGTTCAGCTATCCGATCGGGAACCGCTCTGCCATCAGCACCTACAACAAGCGCCGACTCGAGGCCAGAAGTGCAGAAGCGGCACTCGCCAGCGTCCGCCACGAGATTATTGTCGGCGTCCGTGAAGCGGTGCGCCGGGTCCAGACAGACTTTAAACGTATCGAGACCACGCAGTCGGCGCGCATTTTGGCGGAAAAACAGTTGAAGACGGAGCAGGAACGGTTGAAGGTGGGACTCAGCACGACTCGTTTTGTGCTCGATTTTCAGCGCGACCTTGCAACTGCGCAGGGAAACGAGTTACGGGCCATTATTGATTACAACAAGTCGCTCTCAAACCTTTCACGTCATAAAGCCACGACGTTGGACCGTTATCATCTCGAACTGTCGTAG
- a CDS encoding cytochrome c peroxidase has translation MSHAYVPPQTPTYLALLGSVLLLIGLVACSGGESSPPAPSPVSTGTPGAEEAVGERLFLDTRFTQSFKVFMDNGGKVNDPNSGDVVVATLETLGAPINPGPFKGMSMNCRTCHLVDDALSSPGGGMRSYADFARRSPVPTRADGNTSTPRNSPPLVNSTLNRPGGVLFHFDAEFNSMEDLVVGTFTGRNFGWLPGEKAQAISHIAKVVREDDGSFDLTDTGLAYRELFTGTSPNIPDELRLPPQFRALIGSGTDQEIFDAVVKVVTAYVNGLRFSKTDDNGIPIRSPFDVFLAINGLPQQPNPNEPPLSYSRRLRTLINAPSFSPQFVTSNPNRSNGQFQFHSQAFAFGATELAGLRMFLAEPTALPASPAELTAGKIGNCIACHAAPNFTDFKLHNTGTTQKAYDAIHGAAAFGALVIPSLAVRDGNYDAFLPATENHPNASGRFRAIPLLADPTLTDLGLWNVFANLDMPNPQAKIRAILCDDQVPCPLSDSILLDRAIARFKTPGLRDLGHSAPYMHNGQFDTLDNIIDFYIEVSDQSRAGTLRNGDIQLRGIAMKPDDIASLVAFLKSLNEDYQ, from the coding sequence ATGAGCCATGCCTATGTGCCTCCTCAAACACCGACGTACCTAGCCCTTCTAGGCTCCGTCCTTCTCCTCATCGGCCTGGTTGCCTGTTCGGGCGGTGAGAGCTCGCCTCCGGCCCCATCTCCCGTTTCGACAGGTACGCCAGGCGCCGAAGAGGCGGTCGGCGAACGGCTGTTCCTTGACACCAGATTTACCCAGTCGTTCAAGGTGTTCATGGACAACGGCGGCAAGGTCAACGATCCCAACTCCGGCGATGTGGTTGTCGCTACCCTCGAAACCTTGGGAGCCCCGATCAACCCGGGGCCATTCAAAGGCATGTCGATGAACTGCCGGACCTGTCACTTGGTGGATGATGCCCTCTCATCTCCAGGCGGCGGCATGCGGTCCTATGCCGACTTCGCGCGCCGAAGTCCTGTTCCAACAAGAGCCGACGGCAATACCAGCACACCAAGAAATTCTCCTCCGCTGGTCAATTCCACCCTGAATCGGCCCGGCGGCGTCTTGTTCCACTTCGACGCCGAGTTCAATTCCATGGAGGACCTGGTCGTTGGGACCTTTACCGGTCGAAACTTTGGCTGGCTTCCCGGCGAAAAGGCTCAGGCGATTTCACATATCGCAAAAGTGGTTCGGGAAGACGATGGTTCCTTTGATCTGACCGACACCGGCTTGGCTTACAGAGAGTTATTTACCGGCACCAGCCCGAATATTCCTGACGAACTGCGCCTGCCGCCTCAATTTCGCGCCCTTATCGGTTCTGGCACCGACCAAGAGATCTTTGACGCAGTCGTGAAAGTCGTCACGGCGTACGTGAACGGTCTCCGGTTTTCTAAGACCGACGACAATGGGATACCGATTCGCTCGCCGTTTGATGTGTTCCTGGCGATCAACGGCTTACCTCAGCAGCCAAATCCGAATGAGCCTCCGCTCTCCTATAGCCGACGGCTTCGGACGCTGATCAATGCGCCAAGCTTCTCTCCGCAATTTGTGACCTCCAACCCCAACCGATCGAATGGACAGTTTCAGTTCCACTCTCAGGCGTTCGCGTTCGGCGCAACCGAGCTGGCCGGATTGAGGATGTTCCTGGCGGAGCCGACTGCGCTGCCCGCGTCGCCCGCCGAGCTCACCGCAGGCAAGATCGGCAATTGCATTGCCTGCCATGCCGCACCCAACTTTACCGATTTCAAGTTGCATAATACCGGCACGACGCAAAAAGCGTACGACGCCATTCACGGTGCCGCTGCATTCGGCGCTCTCGTGATCCCAAGCCTTGCCGTTCGCGACGGAAACTACGATGCCTTCCTCCCTGCCACAGAAAACCATCCCAACGCCTCAGGACGCTTCCGAGCCATCCCCCTGCTTGCCGACCCTACCTTGACCGATCTGGGCCTGTGGAACGTCTTCGCCAACCTCGATATGCCGAACCCGCAAGCAAAAATCCGAGCCATCTTGTGCGATGACCAGGTCCCATGCCCCTTATCCGATTCGATCTTACTTGACCGTGCCATCGCGCGATTCAAGACACCCGGCCTCCGTGACCTCGGACATTCGGCACCCTACATGCACAATGGGCAATTTGACACCTTGGATAACATCATCGATTTTTACATCGAGGTTTCGGATCAATCTCGTGCTGGAACACTCCGTAACGGAGATATCCAACTTCGAGGTATCGCGATGAAGCCCGACGACATCGCCTCCCTGGTGGCATTCCTCAAGTCGTTGAATGAGGACTATCAATAG
- a CDS encoding HD domain-containing protein → MQVHMADQVEPAVLKIQGMLQKIDRLHIPATSRCDLESILVRQVTQELDRLLPWQAGHGQETAAVAVRMGHAANLGDELLHQLKLAALLHDIGLLMLPPHLQTGREARDPDSYVAIQNHPRLGATLLEPFSFLRHATILIAHHHERWDGSGYPYGLRGHFIPLGARILAVADAFEAIQVPHVHDRSLRDRIALRILRVASGTQFDPLVVDLLVQPMGETETTYLEETPPR, encoded by the coding sequence ATGCAAGTTCACATGGCAGATCAGGTTGAACCAGCCGTGCTGAAGATTCAAGGCATGCTGCAGAAGATCGACCGCCTTCATATTCCAGCGACATCGCGATGTGATCTGGAGAGTATTCTGGTTCGGCAAGTGACGCAGGAACTGGATCGGCTTCTGCCGTGGCAAGCAGGGCATGGCCAAGAGACGGCAGCTGTTGCGGTTCGTATGGGGCATGCTGCGAACCTCGGCGACGAGCTGTTACATCAATTGAAACTGGCCGCCTTGCTTCACGACATCGGTCTCCTGATGCTTCCGCCTCACCTCCAAACCGGACGAGAGGCCAGAGATCCGGACTCGTACGTGGCCATTCAGAATCATCCGCGACTCGGAGCGACCTTGCTCGAGCCCTTTTCATTCCTTCGTCACGCGACGATCCTGATCGCCCATCACCATGAGCGATGGGATGGGTCAGGCTATCCCTACGGCCTGAGGGGACACTTCATCCCACTGGGCGCGAGGATTCTCGCCGTCGCCGACGCATTCGAGGCTATTCAGGTTCCCCATGTCCACGACCGATCTTTGCGTGATCGTATCGCGCTCCGAATCCTGCGGGTGGCCTCCGGAACCCAATTCGATCCCCTTGTCGTCGATCTCTTGGTCCAACCGATGGGAGAAACAGAAACCACCTATTTAGAAGAAACACCTCCTCGGTGA
- a CDS encoding FMN-binding protein, with amino-acid sequence MITRLSAVFITILMMPLTHARAERIWDNDLKRFLTQQEMTAAEEFMSEEEGVRIMLPKSERVRKEVITLSQEKKAHIQERIGWKFPEESFEVYIGESGSQVDGYAVVQHTIGKHKPMTYLVGVDNEGSVSDVELLVFRESRGSDVGKKRFNAQYEGKTVLDPIRIKSDITNITGATMSVRSMSAGVKRVLVLIDEFYLKPAGIGSDTMAKKNRGFFSSIFGN; translated from the coding sequence ATGATAACGCGTCTGTCTGCTGTGTTCATCACCATCCTCATGATGCCACTCACCCATGCGAGAGCTGAGCGAATTTGGGATAACGACCTCAAGCGTTTTCTGACGCAGCAGGAAATGACCGCCGCCGAAGAGTTCATGAGCGAGGAAGAGGGGGTCAGGATCATGCTCCCGAAATCCGAACGAGTTCGCAAGGAGGTGATCACGCTCAGCCAGGAAAAGAAAGCCCACATTCAGGAACGGATCGGCTGGAAATTCCCGGAAGAATCGTTCGAGGTCTATATCGGAGAGTCCGGCAGCCAGGTTGACGGCTATGCGGTTGTCCAACACACGATCGGTAAGCACAAGCCGATGACCTACCTGGTCGGCGTCGATAATGAGGGTTCCGTATCGGACGTTGAGCTCCTTGTGTTCCGCGAATCGCGCGGGAGCGATGTTGGGAAAAAGCGGTTTAACGCCCAGTACGAAGGCAAGACCGTTCTCGATCCGATCCGGATCAAAAGCGACATCACCAACATCACCGGCGCCACGATGTCCGTTCGCTCGATGAGCGCCGGGGTCAAACGAGTATTGGTATTGATCGACGAGTTTTACTTGAAACCGGCCGGAATCGGCAGCGACACAATGGCGAAAAAAAATAGAGGATTCTTCTCGTCCATATTCGGGAACTAA
- a CDS encoding TonB-dependent receptor, whose protein sequence is MKMRSILGALVIASLAVLPAWAAEMTPEEIKKMVDEAVEKRLQERDRHEGLGEQKEGPPVEDTQPGIGSLEEVAKERRTKQQAPLSFGSTGSGRLVYAKPFVSSPKAILGGYADIQFRSQRQASIENGYGGTTNTFDQQRFVPFIYADITEYVKFASEIEFEHGIREDSTQGIEVGIEFATIDYLIAEPINLRAGILLLPVGKFNLLHDSPLNDLTDRPLVSRLVIPSTMSETGAGFYGTFYPGRTGKMDYEFYFTTGPCSYDSNGTPRINEQDGTRGARQRKCPSDDGLDINNGKAVVGRVAFSPMLGVEVAGSGYYGNGAPNSSYNPLSIFAFDWTLQRGPFELIGEAAWSYARGNSRAINGNTIGFAPGSLLTGIPGNSGPGIPPQRGSGFYIQGNYHFMPAFLTKLAPKRFGEGSTFTAVFRYDRVNTDLDNFNGTGGWGNLQQFSFGLNYRPIQDTVFKMSYQYQPMAFNPNTEQRIHDSAFVISAATYF, encoded by the coding sequence ATGAAGATGCGGTCAATCCTCGGGGCTCTCGTCATCGCCAGCCTAGCAGTCCTGCCGGCGTGGGCTGCAGAGATGACCCCTGAGGAGATCAAGAAGATGGTCGATGAAGCAGTGGAAAAACGCCTGCAAGAACGCGACCGCCACGAGGGACTTGGCGAACAGAAGGAAGGTCCTCCGGTAGAAGATACCCAGCCAGGGATCGGCTCTCTGGAGGAGGTCGCGAAGGAGCGTCGAACGAAGCAGCAAGCGCCTCTTTCCTTTGGATCAACCGGATCTGGCCGCTTGGTGTATGCCAAGCCCTTCGTGTCGTCGCCAAAGGCGATTCTTGGCGGCTACGCGGATATCCAATTCCGCAGCCAACGACAAGCAAGCATCGAGAACGGTTATGGTGGCACAACGAACACTTTCGATCAGCAGAGGTTCGTCCCGTTTATCTATGCGGACATCACAGAGTACGTGAAGTTCGCGTCTGAAATTGAGTTTGAGCACGGCATTCGTGAGGATTCCACGCAAGGAATAGAAGTCGGGATAGAATTTGCCACGATCGATTATCTCATCGCGGAACCTATCAACCTTCGCGCCGGAATTTTGCTGCTTCCGGTCGGCAAGTTTAACCTGCTTCATGATTCCCCGCTCAACGACCTCACCGATCGTCCCTTGGTCAGTCGGCTGGTTATTCCTAGCACCATGTCTGAAACCGGAGCCGGATTCTACGGAACCTTTTATCCAGGAAGAACCGGCAAAATGGACTACGAGTTCTATTTCACGACGGGACCATGCTCATACGACAGCAACGGAACTCCTAGAATCAACGAGCAAGATGGCACACGAGGGGCACGGCAGCGGAAGTGCCCGTCGGACGATGGACTGGATATCAACAACGGTAAGGCCGTTGTCGGACGTGTGGCCTTCAGTCCTATGCTTGGAGTCGAAGTGGCGGGGTCTGGATATTATGGCAACGGAGCACCCAACTCAAGTTACAACCCTCTCAGCATTTTCGCGTTCGACTGGACGCTTCAGCGGGGACCATTTGAACTGATCGGCGAAGCCGCCTGGTCCTATGCAAGGGGAAACTCGCGAGCGATTAACGGCAACACGATTGGATTTGCCCCAGGCTCACTCCTGACGGGGATACCCGGCAATAGCGGCCCTGGAATCCCGCCGCAGCGCGGAAGTGGCTTCTATATCCAGGGCAACTATCACTTCATGCCGGCGTTCTTGACGAAACTTGCCCCGAAGCGGTTTGGTGAGGGTTCCACCTTCACAGCTGTATTCCGGTACGACAGGGTGAACACGGATCTGGATAACTTCAATGGCACAGGAGGCTGGGGTAATCTGCAGCAATTTTCCTTCGGTTTGAACTATCGACCCATCCAGGACACAGTCTTCAAGATGAGCTATCAATATCAGCCTATGGCATTTAATCCCAATACGGAACAACGGATTCACGATAGTGCCTTCGTGATTTCGGCTGCCACCTATTTCTAG
- a CDS encoding FAD:protein FMN transferase, whose translation MRLPGGDDLRKAMVSLVLTGLVGCVEVSPVPESVVVKRTQMHMGTLVSITAVASDDKVAHRAIQAGFDEIKRLERLLSTWISSSELSHVNAEAGRHPVEVSRETLDIVARSIEIARLTQGGFNIALGPAVDLWSVTERQYIPSDAELDQLKALVDWTSIELNRDGRTIFLPHEGMRIDVGGIGKGYAADRAVDEMKRAGAQGGVVALSGDIKTFGALPDAGGFPVGIKHPREEGALIAVIDLKDEAISTAGDYERFFERNGVRYHHILDPQTLRPARGCQSVTVIAKDGTMADGLDTGIFVLGPERGMALVERLPHVEAIIIDNEGKMTVSSGLRDRLRVP comes from the coding sequence ATGAGGTTGCCTGGCGGGGATGATCTCAGGAAGGCGATGGTCAGCCTGGTACTAACCGGTTTGGTCGGCTGTGTGGAGGTGTCACCCGTTCCCGAGTCTGTCGTTGTCAAGCGGACCCAGATGCACATGGGGACGCTGGTTTCCATCACGGCAGTGGCGTCCGATGACAAGGTGGCGCATAGGGCGATTCAGGCGGGGTTCGATGAAATCAAACGTCTCGAACGGTTGTTGAGTACCTGGATTTCCTCAAGTGAGCTATCCCACGTCAATGCTGAAGCTGGTCGTCATCCTGTCGAAGTCAGCCGAGAGACCTTAGACATCGTGGCGCGATCCATCGAGATAGCTCGTCTGACGCAAGGGGGGTTCAATATCGCTCTCGGTCCTGCCGTCGACTTGTGGAGCGTTACCGAGCGACAGTACATTCCGAGCGATGCTGAGTTGGATCAGCTGAAGGCTCTGGTCGATTGGACGAGCATTGAGCTCAATCGGGATGGCCGGACTATCTTTCTTCCTCACGAGGGAATGCGGATCGATGTGGGCGGAATCGGAAAGGGCTATGCCGCAGATCGTGCGGTCGACGAAATGAAACGGGCCGGCGCACAGGGAGGAGTTGTCGCCTTGTCTGGCGATATCAAAACGTTCGGCGCGCTCCCGGACGCAGGAGGATTCCCGGTAGGTATCAAGCATCCGCGTGAAGAAGGGGCGCTGATTGCCGTCATCGACCTGAAGGACGAGGCCATTTCAACGGCCGGAGATTACGAACGGTTCTTTGAACGGAACGGCGTCCGCTACCATCACATCCTGGACCCCCAAACCTTGCGACCTGCTCGTGGTTGTCAAAGTGTCACGGTCATCGCCAAGGATGGCACGATGGCTGATGGTTTGGACACAGGGATCTTTGTGTTGGGACCTGAGCGCGGGATGGCCTTGGTGGAACGCTTGCCGCATGTTGAGGCGATCATCATCGACAACGAAGGAAAGATGACCGTTTCATCCGGGCTCCGTGATCGGCTGCGTGTACCATAA
- a CDS encoding biopolymer transporter ExbD: MERNIDQINVIPLVDVMLVLLVIVLTTATFISTGQIPVNLAKAKEVSDHKDVPIVISLTADGNLFLNDAPVPSGGLPSVLGIRARESAVVVRADKVTLLEKFVALVDEIRGLGFQQVSLEVVRL; encoded by the coding sequence ATGGAACGGAACATTGATCAAATCAACGTCATCCCGCTCGTGGATGTCATGTTGGTCCTCCTCGTCATCGTGCTGACCACGGCCACCTTCATCAGCACGGGGCAGATTCCCGTCAACTTGGCCAAGGCCAAAGAGGTAAGCGACCACAAGGACGTTCCCATCGTGATTTCATTGACTGCGGATGGAAACTTGTTCTTAAATGATGCTCCGGTTCCCTCCGGGGGTCTCCCATCGGTCTTGGGCATCAGGGCTCGCGAATCGGCCGTGGTCGTGCGAGCGGACAAGGTCACATTGCTCGAAAAGTTCGTCGCGTTGGTCGATGAGATTCGTGGCTTAGGCTTTCAGCAGGTCAGCTTGGAGGTCGTTCGGCTGTGA